AAATGATGAATTGGCTGGACGTGCTAGACCTTGATATTGTAATAAATCATCTGAAATTTCACGTAAGAAACGGCTAGGACGATTATAGCTAGTCTTACCAAAAAGCGTACGCGTATTAGCGTTGGTAAGGAAAAGAATCTCTTCCGCCCGAGTGATACCTACGTAAGCCAAACGACGCTCTTCTTCGAGTTCATCTGGCTCTTCTGAGGCACGTGACAAAGGGAAAACTCCCTCTTCCATACCAATTAGGAAGACAACTGGGAATTCAAGCCCTTTGGCAGCATGGAGAGTCATCAAGGTTACCTCTGCTGCTTCCATATCACCATCGTCCGTATCAGCAATTAAAGCTAAATCGTTTAAGAAACGGCCTAAACGGTCAATTCCTGTCTCGTCTTCCGTACCATCGGTGTTGGTTTCGTCAAAATTCTTAGTAACAGACATGAATTCTTCGATATTTTCAATGCGCGCTTGACTTTCAAGTGTTTGTTGCATCGAAAGAGCATCCAGATAACCAGACTTATCCAAAACAGCCTCTACAGCTTCAGTGATACTTAGTCCATCTAGCTTATCACGTAGGTTCAGAATCATGTTAGCAAAATCGTAAACGCCCTGAGCTGCTTTCCCCTTAATCGGTGATAACATAATATTAGCTGAAGCATCTAGGAGACTCATGTTTTGCTCATAGGCAAAGGTACGAATCTTTTCTAGTGTCCCAGGTCCAACTCCACGTTTAGGTTCATTAACGACACGTTCAAAGCTAATATTATCAGCAGGATTGGCAATTAAGTTCAAGTAAGAAATGGCATCACGAATTTCTTTACGGCTATAGAACCTGGTTCCTCCAACCATGGTATAAGGAATATTAGACTTGAGTAAAGCTTCTTCAATGGTACGAGACTGAGCATTGGTACGGTAAAGTACAGCGAAATCCTTGAAGTTCTTACCTTCTTCACGAATAATGTTATCAATAGTTGAAGCAACAAAAACAGCTTCATCACGCTCGTCATTAGCACGGTAATAAACAATTTGTTCACCGTCATCATTTTGAGTCCAAAGTTTCTTAGGACGGCGGTTACGGTTGTTCTTGATAACTTCGTTGGCTGCTTGGAGAATTTTCTTGGTTGAACGGTAGTTTTCCTCCAAGAGGACAACCTTAGCTTCGGGATAGTCCTTCTCAAAATCAAGGATGTTCTGCATGTCAGCCCCACGCCAACCGTAGATTGATTGGTCAGCATCACCCACGACACAGATATTCTTGAAGCGAGATACTAAGAGTTTTACCAACTGATACTGAGCATGGTTGGTATCTTGATATTCATCCACGTGAATATACTGATAACGCTGCTGATAATAAGCGAGCACATCGGGATTTTTGTCAAAGAGACGCAGAGTCATCATAATCAAATCGTCGAAATCCATGGCTTCACTACGACGGAGCTCTTCCTGATAGGCTTTGTAACATTTAGCAACGATTTGAGTATACATGTCACCAGCTTGGTGCTCATAAGCCACTTCATCCAAGAGGTCATTTTTTGCGTTGGAAATCGTCCCTAAGATGGCACGTTCATTCCACTTCTTAGGATCAAGATTAAGATTCTTGAGAATACGTTTCATCAAAGTACGTTGTTCACCAGGATCCACGATAGTAAAGTTTCGATTGTAGCCAATATGGTCCGCTTCACGACGAAGGATTCGCACGCACATACTATGGAAGGTCGCAATCAATGTTTCTGAAGTTGCTGGGTTTAAAGCCATAGCACGCTCACGCATCTCACGAGCTGCCTTATTGGTAAAGGTAATGGCCAAAATATTCCAAGGATTGATCATTTTTTCGTCGATAAGGTAGGCAATGCGGTGGGTAAGTACACGTGTCTTCCCTGATCCTGCACCAGCCATAATCAATAAAGGACCTTCAGTCGTTTGGACGGCTTCAGCCTGTTTGTCATTCATACCAGTTAATAATGGGTTCATCATATTCTCCATTCTCAAAAATAAGCTCTACTATTTTATCATTTTTTGGATGAAAATGCAGAGTCTATTCATAATGAGTGTGAAATAACTTTAGCAAATAATCGTTTGTTTTTATTGGGAGGTTGTTTGCTTAAAATGATTGTTATTCCAAGCTTTTCTAGGTTTTGGTGAAAGGCATTCTTAAGTATAATATTCGGTTTTTTATAGTTTTGATGAAAATTAGTGTTGACACTGTTCGGTTTTTTCGATAAGATAGAACCACAATAAAATAAAAACCGAGTGATGTCATCAGGAAGACTGGTGATTGACGGACTTCTGGAGAGATCTTGAAGCAGCCTTAGCTGTAAACAAGACACCGAAGGGGCAAGGGGTAACAACCGAAACTCTCAGGTAAAAGGACAGAAAGCATCGCAAGTTTTTTACTTGTAGTAATAGCTTTGTATTCTCAGAGGTCTGGTTAAGCCAAACCTCTTTTTTGACGTCTCGGTTAAAGGAGATTGTTACATTCATGTTAGACTTTTTTACTACTATTGATGATTTTGTCTGGGGTCCACCCCTTTTGGTCCTTCTTGTAGGAACTGGGATTTACCTTACGCTTCGTCTTGGACTTTTGCAAGTTCTTCGTCTTCCTAAAGCTTTTAAACTTATCTTTGCTGAAGATAAAGGGGAAGGTGATATTTCTAGTTTTGCAGCCCTTGCGACAGCTCTAGCTGCAACTGTTGGTACAGGTAACATTGTTGGGGTAGCTACAGCCATCAAAACTGGTGGACCTGGTGCCCTTTTCTGGATGTGGATTGCCGCTTTCTTTGGTATGGCAACCAAATATTCCGAAGGTCTTTTGGCTATTAAATTCCGTACACTTGACGA
The DNA window shown above is from Streptococcus salivarius and carries:
- the pcrA gene encoding DNA helicase PcrA, whose translation is MNPLLTGMNDKQAEAVQTTEGPLLIMAGAGSGKTRVLTHRIAYLIDEKMINPWNILAITFTNKAAREMRERAMALNPATSETLIATFHSMCVRILRREADHIGYNRNFTIVDPGEQRTLMKRILKNLNLDPKKWNERAILGTISNAKNDLLDEVAYEHQAGDMYTQIVAKCYKAYQEELRRSEAMDFDDLIMMTLRLFDKNPDVLAYYQQRYQYIHVDEYQDTNHAQYQLVKLLVSRFKNICVVGDADQSIYGWRGADMQNILDFEKDYPEAKVVLLEENYRSTKKILQAANEVIKNNRNRRPKKLWTQNDDGEQIVYYRANDERDEAVFVASTIDNIIREEGKNFKDFAVLYRTNAQSRTIEEALLKSNIPYTMVGGTRFYSRKEIRDAISYLNLIANPADNISFERVVNEPKRGVGPGTLEKIRTFAYEQNMSLLDASANIMLSPIKGKAAQGVYDFANMILNLRDKLDGLSITEAVEAVLDKSGYLDALSMQQTLESQARIENIEEFMSVTKNFDETNTDGTEDETGIDRLGRFLNDLALIADTDDGDMEAAEVTLMTLHAAKGLEFPVVFLIGMEEGVFPLSRASEEPDELEEERRLAYVGITRAEEILFLTNANTRTLFGKTSYNRPSRFLREISDDLLQYQGLARPANSSFGVRFTKEEPTQFGQGMSLQQALQTRKANAQPERATAAQPFSKATGGLPFGKTSNSGNTATDWEIGDIAHHKKWGDGTVLEVTGSGKTQELKIKFPEVGLKKVLASVAPIKKK